The Episyrphus balteatus chromosome 4, idEpiBalt1.1, whole genome shotgun sequence genome includes a window with the following:
- the LOC129918125 gene encoding uncharacterized protein LOC129918125: protein MMFNNNILVAFLALFIIAELLKTEAESDSKFLSFIENINKVENFESVFLYKSSQDHFFSNFDDKFIKGLSSSLNLPVILTTESSSFYLKAEFNENLLTIVQFNSSDLFLQRLLEHLQHLRFCKTIFVMKNSSRNDLKLKSLFNFCWDNRMVNVLAIFADFLNTLAYYNYININQLKIEEFIWNEKDSDIFPDRMQNLNGLILPVIFAEAHPGVIISKNSNTIIGGHVGHIYTSFAKRHNAQLEISYGNSSISLKNIDNLVLDGKMEMSGSMLMFSQFPIEWFSYPFAAYDWGVMLPIEPKIPVYKVRC, encoded by the exons ATGATGTTTAATAACAACATTCTTGTTGCATTTCTTGCACTTTTTATTATTGCTGAATTGCTGAAAACTGAAGCTGAATCAGATTCAAAGTTTTTGAGTTTCATCGAAAATATAAACAAAGTTGAGAATTTTGAAAGCGTTTTTCTTTACAAATCATCTCAAGATCATTTCTTTTCtaattttgatgacaaatttatAAAGGGCTTATCATCTTCACTCAATCTTCCAGTGATTCTTACAACAGAATCAtcttcattttatttgaaagcagaATTCAACGAAAACCTTTTAACAATTGTTCAATTTAATTCAAGTGATTTATTTCTTCAACGACTTCTAGAACATCTTCAACATCTTCGTTTCTGTAAGACGATCTTTGTGATGAAGAATTCTTCAAGAAATGACTTGAAACTGAAGAGTCTTTTCAATTTCTGCTGGGATAATAGAATGGTTAATGTTTTAGCCATTTTTGCAGATTTCTTAAACACTTTGGCCTATTACAACTACATCAATatcaatcaattaaaaattgaagaattcaTTTGGAACGAGAAAGATTCGGATATTTTTCCAGATCGAATGCAGAACCTTAACGGCCTAATATTGCCAGTTATTTTCGCTGAAGCACATCCGGGAGTAATCATTTCAAAAAACTCTAATACGATAATTGGTGGTCATGTGGGGCATATTTATACTTCTTTTGCAAAGAGACATAATGCCCAATTGGAGATATCGTATGGAAACAGTTCAATTTctcttaaaaatattgataatcTTGTTTTAGATGGAAAAATGGAAATGTCAGGTTCAATGTTAATGTTCTCACAATTTCCTATTGAatggttttcatatccatttgCGGCATATGATTGGGGTGTGATGTTGCCCATAGAACCCAAAATCCCCGTTTATAAAGT TCGCTGCTAA
- the LOC129919621 gene encoding uncharacterized protein LOC129919621: protein MYYNITSLLAFAAVFVAELLTTEAEFNPKLLSLIKNQNEIEHFESVFLYESSQSQIFINFDDKFVKDVSSSLNIPVILTTESSSFYLKENFNENLLTLVQYDSSDLFLQRLLEHLQHLRFCKTIFVLKNSSRNDLELKSLFNFCLLNRLINVVAVFQDFSSTSAYYSYHNIEDLTIEEFIWKMKVSNIFPNRMQNLHGIILPISLGGVQPGLIITKNSNGDTMIGGYLGNIYKSFAKRHNGRLSISYGNGTVTPGNINQLVLNGTIEIGGSMIMLSQVSFNWYSYPFTVLNWGVMLPVESNIPIYKVFAFVFYWEAFILIILIFILLSISLGIAAKLSGSKCTFFFNIDCFRGILGQSFSEDSKASYSTKIIYLLIFLLGIMIVTSYDAFLQSFMTQPPKEKLIKNFDDLQSSGLKIYLSKWEIDEFLYKLRPNFMKNYSNSFQVEPNLEILKRLRDTLNTKYAFAVTSMSWMNYESQQKFFNQKLFRWSEELCLLKNKLLAIFLNENSIYKKILNFHILETQSSGLFDFWVKRTFYELLRVGRIKKFNSGLKPTLKALKVEDLKWVWKFMGLALIVGILSFIGEMFIFKFKKNGLNVVKKS from the coding sequence ATGTATTACAACATAACCAGTCTTCTTGCTTTTGCTGCCGTTTTTGTTGCTGAATTGCTGACAACTGAAGCTGAATTTAACCCAAAGCTTTtgagtttaataaaaaatcaaaatgaaattgaacatTTTGAAAGTGTTTTTCTTTACGAATCATCACAAAGTCAAATCTTCATCAACTTTGATGACAAATTTGTAAAAGACGTGTCATCTTCACTCAATATTCCAGTGATTCTCACAACTGAATCTTCTTCATTTTActtgaaagaaaatttcaaCGAAAATCTACTTACCCTTGTTCAATATGATTCAAGTGATTTATTTCTTCAACGACTTCTCGAACATCTTCAACATCTTCGTTTCTGTAAGACGATTTTTGTACTGAAGAATTCTTCAAGAAATGACTTGGAACTGAAGAGTCTTTTCAATTTCTGCTTGCTGAATAGATTAATCAATGTGGTAGCAGTTTTTCAAGATTTCTCAAGCACTTCGGCGTATTACAGCTATCACAATATTGAAGATTTGACAATCGAAGAATTCATTTGGAAGATGAAAGTTTCGAATATTTTTCCAAATCGAATGCAAAATCTTCACGGCATAATCTTACCAATTTCACTTGGGGGAGTACAACCAGGattgattattacaaaaaactcAAACGGTGATACGATGATTGGTGGTTATTTAGGAAATATTTATAAATCATTTGCTAAGAGACACAATGGAAGATTGAGCATTTCCTATGGAAACGGTACAGTTACACCTGGAAATATTAACCAACTTGTATTAAATGGAACAATAGAGATTGGAGGATCTATGATTATGCTTTCACAAGTTTCTTTTAATTGGTATTCATATCCATTTACGGTGTTAAATTGGGGTGTTATGTTGCCTGTGGAATCAAATATCCCCATTTATAAAGTGTTTGCATTTGTGTTCTATTGGGaagcatttattttaataatcttGATATTTATTTTGCTATCGATATCACTTGGAATCGCTGCTAAGCTTTCAGGATCAAAATGTACCTTCTTCTTCAATATTGATTGTTTTCGTGGAATTCTTGGACAATCATTTTCGGAAGATTCGAAAGCATCTTACAGCACCAAAATCATctatttgttgatttttctaCTTGGAATCATGATTGTTACTTCATACGATGCATTTCTTCAATCCTTCATGACTCAACCGCCAAaggaaaaattaatcaaaaattttgacgATCTTCAATCATCTGGTCTCAAAATATATCTATCTAAATGGGAAATCGATGAGTTTTTGTACAAATTGAGACCTAATTTcatgaaaaactattcaaattcaTTTCAAGTTGAACCGAATCTTGAGATTTTGAAAAGATTACGTGATACTTTAAATACTAAGTATGCTTTCGCAGTAACAAGTATGAGTTGGATGAATTATGAAAGTCAACAAAAGTTCTTCAATCAAAAACTATTTCGCTGGTCTGAAGAATTGTGTCTCTTGAAAAATAAActacttgcaatttttttaaatgaaaattcaatttacaaaAAGATTTTGAACTTTCATATCTTGGAAACTCAATCAAGTggattatttgatttttgggtGAAGAGAACTTTTTATGAATTGCTGAGAGTTGGaagaattaaaaagtttaactcTGGATTGAAGCCTACATTGAAAGCATTAAAAGTTGAAGACTTAAAGTGGGTTTGGAAATTTATGGGATTGGCGTTGATTGTAGGGATCTTGAGTTTCATTGGAGAgatgtttattttcaaatttaaaaaaaatggattaaatgttgttaaaaaatcataa